The window ATTTGGGTGATCCCGCCTGACATGATAGATTAAGTAATCAGTCCTATTTTACCATAAGCGCCCTATAGTTTGTAAACTTTAAGATCAGTCATCCATCATAAGAATCACATCAGGAGGCGAACATGGTAATGAAGATTGCGGGTAATTTACGAAAACCCAGAAAAAAAGTATCCCCCTACCGAAGAAGCCTGCTCATCGCAACGTTGGAGGGGTTCCCAGCGGTTATTATTTTTCAGCTCCTTGGCGGTCCGTTTCTAACGGGTTATTTGCTTTATTTAGGAGCGACTTCAACCGAAATTGGTTTAGTGTTGGCCATTACAACTGTCGTCAATATCATTCAGATTGGGATGGCTGTAATCATGCAAAAATTTAGAAACCGCAAACGGATGCTGCTTATATTTGCTTCGTCACACCGATTGCTTTGGACTTCTGTGGGCTTGATTCCTTTTTTATTTCCCGAAGATCTGTGGGTTATCATGTATATTGTGCTTTATACGGCTGCTCATTTGGGAAATGCCGCGGGTGGAATCGTTTGGACCTCACTGATAAGTGATGCGGTGCCGGGTCCGGTTCGAGGACGATATTTTGGACTTCGCAACACGATATTAGGCGGGGTAAGTTCACTTGCGCTTTTCATAGGCGGACAAATATTAGATCGCTATCCAGGCGGGCAAGGCTTTTCCTATTTATTTATCATATGCAGCGTTTGTGTGGTCTTAAATATACTGGCCTTCGGTTTATATCCGAATCCACCCTTCGAGCCATCTACGGCATCGAATCCGGTAGGGATGATTGGGAAGCCGTTGAAGGATCGCGCTTTTCTTAAAGCGATTCTCTTTTTGGCTGTATTTTTATTCGTGCAAGGGGTAACCGTGCCGCTCTTCTCTTATGTTATGCTCAAGCTGATGAAAATTAATTATGAAACAGTCTCGTTAATTACGGTCGTACATACGGTGGTCATGATGGCTAGTTACTATGTATGGGGCAATCTGAATGTGCGATACTCGGCTCAAACCTTGCTGCTATGGTCCTTACCGATCATTGCACTAGCTTGTTTATTATGGGGAGCGATTGCTTTCATTCCAGCCGTTGTTGTTCTGTATGCCGTTCATATCGTTCTTGGCGTTGGACTGGGTGGGTTTAATCAGATGGTGTTCACGTTTACGATAGGCGATACACCGAAGAGCGAACGTCCAATGTATATTGCTACTTATTCGGCTATCACCGGCTTTGCGGCTTTCTTGGGACCGATTTTTGGCGGAAAACTATATGCCCTGATTACGAATGCCCCGATGTGGGTGCAAATATATGGTGTTTCTACGGTGGTTGGCGCTGTTTTACTTGTACTTGGACTGGTAGTTGGACGTATGGTGCTAGGAAAACAAATGAGGAGTGAAGCATAAATGACAAGGAAAAGAATTGGATTAATTGGTCTAGGTGATATCGCACAAAAAGTGTATCTGCCGCTTTTATCGGTCAACGAGCAAGTAGATATCGTAGGGATTATGAGCTCAACCCCGGCGACGGTAGAACGGATGAAGGCAAAGTATCGCATTCCTTACGGGACAACGAATTTAGATGAGCTTCTTGCACAAGGGCTGGATGCTGTTTTCGTACATAGTCCGACATCTACCCATTACGATATAGCTATGAAAAGTATGGAGAAGGGTGTAGCTGTTTATGTAGACAAGCCGTTGTCCTACGATTGGGCTCAGTCCGTCCAGATGGCTTCTTATGCGGAGCGAAAAGGTGTTTTGCTGGCAGCGGGGTTTAACCGCAGGTTTGCTCCCCTTTATATGGAGGCTAAACAATGGCTGCAGGAGGCAGGTGGCTTCGATTGGTGTTCAGCTGTTAAGCACCGCATTAAGCAGCAAGGGCATAGCGCCAAAGAGACGTTGTATGATGATCTGATTCACATGCTGGACCTTTTGCTATGGCTTGGAGAGAGCCCGTACGAAGTGCGTACATATAACCAACAAGTCGATGAAGCAGGCAAACTGCTCCACGCTTCAGGGACGTTGGCATTTTGTTCTTCGCTGGGCAATTACAGTATGGTTAGACTTGCTGGTGTTGATTTAGAAAAAGTTGAACTGCACGGCAGCGGCCGATCGGTAGAAGTAACGAACCTAGAGTCATCCATTTTTTATGAAAAAGGGGCCGCCCCACGTGTGCGCTCCTTCGGAAGTTGGGACACGGTGCTTGAAAGAAGAGGCTTTGCTGGTGTTGTTCAGCATTTCCTGAACAGCTTGGACAATCCGAATGCCTGCAGCATCCGTGGAGACCTTGTTCTAGAGTCACACCAACTAGTGGAACGATTGTCCGTATAAAATCGTACAGAAAAGGGGGCCTATCATCCAAAAGTGACTTTGGATGATAGGCCCCTTCTTTTTGATTCACTTCCCTGATTTTTGCTGCAGATATAGAACGGCATCCCGAAGCAGCTTGGCGGTCGTACTATCCGTATACTTGCCGTCTTTGATGACCGCATCAAAAATAGTCGGATCTTTAAGCTGGCTTGAGCTTAGCTGCTTCTGAAGCTGAGCAACCTTGTTTTGCAAGTTGTTATACATGTTTTGGTTTTGGAAATAACCTAACTTCAACAATAAACGAAGCAGATCGTCCAAATGATCGAGATCCATGATCACCTTCAACACAAAGGTGCGTACGATCGTATTGCCAGCGCTATCTGTTGCCGTTACTTCAATCGTATGCTGACCTAACCATAAGCTGAGCGGTTGGAGGTTAATGTTAGGGCTAACAACGGCACCGTCCAGTTTAACCACAGATGATGCTACTCCACTGAGAGAATCTGTGACACCAACATTCAATACAATCGGATCCGTCCAATATACAGTTAAAGGACCGGCAATGTTGATTTCAGGAGCTTGCGGATCGAAGCGTACCTCCGCAGAATGACTAGCTTCCTGATTGCCTGCCGCATCAACACTGTAATAGTGTATGGTGTTTACACCGTAAGTGTTTACCGTAACCGAGGTTCCAGCAGCGGCAGTTCCTCCATTTAGCATGTAAAAGGTCTGTTGTACACCGCTCAGAGCATCATAAGCGTTTAATGTGACGGTTTGCGGTGTTCGCTGCCACCCCTCTAATGAGGTGTGCGTAGTGGCAGGTGCCGTTTTATCGATGCCTATAATCAAATCCTTGGGCACTTCTTCGTTATTCATCACATCAATTGAGCGGTACTGGATTTGATGCACCCCTTCATCGCTGAAGGTGACCGGCTGAGCTGTGACAGCCTGCCAGGTTCCACCCTGAATTCGGTACTCCGTTTGTTTGATTCCAACACCAACCGTCGGATGCACGGCCGTAAACGTAACATGTACATCTTGCTTGTTGAATGTGCCTGCCCCGGTTGCCCCATCCGCTGTCGCTGTTGTCACAGGAGGGGTGACATCTCGCTTCTTCACCTGGAAAGTAATCTCCTTGGTGTTGTTCGTACGATCCATCTCAGTGAATCGACCAATATCATTAATATGGACGCTCAATTGATAGGTGGCATCGCCGTTCGGTACTTCCCAATAGCCGT is drawn from Paenibacillus sp. V4I7 and contains these coding sequences:
- a CDS encoding MFS transporter — encoded protein: MVMKIAGNLRKPRKKVSPYRRSLLIATLEGFPAVIIFQLLGGPFLTGYLLYLGATSTEIGLVLAITTVVNIIQIGMAVIMQKFRNRKRMLLIFASSHRLLWTSVGLIPFLFPEDLWVIMYIVLYTAAHLGNAAGGIVWTSLISDAVPGPVRGRYFGLRNTILGGVSSLALFIGGQILDRYPGGQGFSYLFIICSVCVVLNILAFGLYPNPPFEPSTASNPVGMIGKPLKDRAFLKAILFLAVFLFVQGVTVPLFSYVMLKLMKINYETVSLITVVHTVVMMASYYVWGNLNVRYSAQTLLLWSLPIIALACLLWGAIAFIPAVVVLYAVHIVLGVGLGGFNQMVFTFTIGDTPKSERPMYIATYSAITGFAAFLGPIFGGKLYALITNAPMWVQIYGVSTVVGAVLLVLGLVVGRMVLGKQMRSEA
- a CDS encoding Gfo/Idh/MocA family protein — protein: MTRKRIGLIGLGDIAQKVYLPLLSVNEQVDIVGIMSSTPATVERMKAKYRIPYGTTNLDELLAQGLDAVFVHSPTSTHYDIAMKSMEKGVAVYVDKPLSYDWAQSVQMASYAERKGVLLAAGFNRRFAPLYMEAKQWLQEAGGFDWCSAVKHRIKQQGHSAKETLYDDLIHMLDLLLWLGESPYEVRTYNQQVDEAGKLLHASGTLAFCSSLGNYSMVRLAGVDLEKVELHGSGRSVEVTNLESSIFYEKGAAPRVRSFGSWDTVLERRGFAGVVQHFLNSLDNPNACSIRGDLVLESHQLVERLSV